The following proteins are encoded in a genomic region of Zea mays cultivar B73 chromosome 9, Zm-B73-REFERENCE-NAM-5.0, whole genome shotgun sequence:
- the LOC100194234 gene encoding CRAL/TRIO domain containing protein isoform X1 — MAVDKQADAKEREKIDAVRKLLRKQAPLSIKQAQYCDDACVERFLRWRGESVKKAAKHLRTVLSWRETVGADHIMADEFSAELADGVAFVSGHDDDGRPVFRIKQEYPKFRSPKSFVRLLVLTLEVAVACMSRSVDQLVLLFDASFFRSASAFLNLLMGTLKIVADYYPGRLHRAFVIDAPSLFSVLWKGVRPFVELAPATAVVCSLDFEDSLEDASFTAYPRTASLRFEPPPAAVTGKAGVGSASSRFSVTPTDNPVKPWYLCTIPASVGSRSVVPTSSSSPSLVGASPLSARSFSFASPAALRSTPFPRGGGAPPTPSSAVTGHKIPPPPQFPRTPRPSFLQSPSTLFAFRKDGQQTSRVERERGSFLPYLRFYRRPYDEISYRAMMRPPLGGLIPIVEKFKHKPVQQTLRRHAGLHQHQQQQHHHYQQQQRI; from the exons ATGGCCGTCGACAAGCAGGCGGACGCCAAGGAGAGGGAGAAGATCGACGCCGTTCGCAAGCTGCTGCGCAAGCAGGCGCCGCTCTCCATAAAGCAG GCGCAGTACTGCGACGACGCGTGCGTGGAGCGGTTCCTGCGGTGGCGCGGGGAGAGCGTCAAGAAGGCGGCGAAGCACCTGAGGACCGTCCTGTCATGGAGGGAGACCGTCGGAGCTG ACCACATCATGGCCGACGAGTTCTCCGCCGAGCTCGCCGACGGCGTGGCGTTCGTCTCCGGCCACGACGACGACGGCCGCCCG GTGTTTCGAATCAAGCAGGAATACCCCAAGTTCCGCTCGCCGAAATC GTTCGTGCGCCTGCTGGTGTTGACACTGGAGGTGGCCGTGGCGTGCATGTCCCGGTCCGTGGACCAGCTCGTCCTCCTCTTCGATGCAA GCTTTTTCCGATCGGCGTCGGCTTTCCTCAACCTGCTCATGGGCACGCTCAAGATCGTCGCCGACTACTACCCCGGCCGCCTCCACCGCGCCTTCGTCATCGACGCGCCCTCCCTCTTCTCCGTCCTCTGGAAG GGAGTGAGGCCGTTCGTGGAGCTGGCGCCGGCGACGGCGGTGGTGTGCTCCCTGGACTTCGAGGACtcactggaggacgcctccttcaCGGCGTACCCGCGGACCGCGTCCCTGCGGTTCGAGCCGCCGCCGGCGGCGGTCACGGGGAAGGCCGGCGTGGGGTCAGCCTCGTCGCGGTTCTCCGTCACCCCCACCGACAACCCCGTCAAGCCGTGGTACCTCTGCACCATCCCCGCCTCGGTGGGCTCCCGCTCCGTGGTACCCACCTCCAGCAGCAGCCCGTCGCTGGTCGGCGCGTCCCCGCTCTCCGCGCGCTCCTTCTCCTTCGCCTCGCCCGCCGCGCTGCGCTCGACGCCGTTCCCGCGCGGCGGGGGCGCCCCCCCGACGCCTTCCTCCGCCGTCACGGGCCACAAGATCCCGCCGCCGCCGCAGTTCCCGCGGACGCCGCGGCCGTCGTTCCTGCAGTCGCCGTCGACGCTGTTCGCGTTCCGGAAGGACGGGCAGCAGACCAGCCGCGTGGAGCGCGAGCGCGGGTCCTTCCTCCCGTACCTCCGCTTCTACCGCCGCCCCTACGACGAGATTTCCTACCGCGCCATGATGCGCCCGCCGCTCGGCGGCCTGATACCCATCGTCGAGAAGTTCAAGCACAAGCCGGTGCAGCAGACGCTGCGTCGACACGCTGGGCTCCACcagcatcagcagcagcagcaccaccaTTACCAACAGCAGCAGAGGATCTGA
- the LOC100194234 gene encoding CRAL/TRIO domain containing protein: MAVDKQADAKEREKIDAVRKLLRKQAPLSIKQAQYCDDACVERFLRWRGESVKKAAKHLRTVLSWRETVGADHIMADEFSAELADGVAFVSGHDDDGRPVVVFRIKQEYPKFRSPKSFVRLLVLTLEVAVACMSRSVDQLVLLFDASFFRSASAFLNLLMGTLKIVADYYPGRLHRAFVIDAPSLFSVLWKGVRPFVELAPATAVVCSLDFEDSLEDASFTAYPRTASLRFEPPPAAVTGKAGVGSASSRFSVTPTDNPVKPWYLCTIPASVGSRSVVPTSSSSPSLVGASPLSARSFSFASPAALRSTPFPRGGGAPPTPSSAVTGHKIPPPPQFPRTPRPSFLQSPSTLFAFRKDGQQTSRVERERGSFLPYLRFYRRPYDEISYRAMMRPPLGGLIPIVEKFKHKPVQQTLRRHAGLHQHQQQQHHHYQQQQRI, from the exons ATGGCCGTCGACAAGCAGGCGGACGCCAAGGAGAGGGAGAAGATCGACGCCGTTCGCAAGCTGCTGCGCAAGCAGGCGCCGCTCTCCATAAAGCAG GCGCAGTACTGCGACGACGCGTGCGTGGAGCGGTTCCTGCGGTGGCGCGGGGAGAGCGTCAAGAAGGCGGCGAAGCACCTGAGGACCGTCCTGTCATGGAGGGAGACCGTCGGAGCTG ACCACATCATGGCCGACGAGTTCTCCGCCGAGCTCGCCGACGGCGTGGCGTTCGTCTCCGGCCACGACGACGACGGCCGCCCGGTAGTG GTGTTTCGAATCAAGCAGGAATACCCCAAGTTCCGCTCGCCGAAATC GTTCGTGCGCCTGCTGGTGTTGACACTGGAGGTGGCCGTGGCGTGCATGTCCCGGTCCGTGGACCAGCTCGTCCTCCTCTTCGATGCAA GCTTTTTCCGATCGGCGTCGGCTTTCCTCAACCTGCTCATGGGCACGCTCAAGATCGTCGCCGACTACTACCCCGGCCGCCTCCACCGCGCCTTCGTCATCGACGCGCCCTCCCTCTTCTCCGTCCTCTGGAAG GGAGTGAGGCCGTTCGTGGAGCTGGCGCCGGCGACGGCGGTGGTGTGCTCCCTGGACTTCGAGGACtcactggaggacgcctccttcaCGGCGTACCCGCGGACCGCGTCCCTGCGGTTCGAGCCGCCGCCGGCGGCGGTCACGGGGAAGGCCGGCGTGGGGTCAGCCTCGTCGCGGTTCTCCGTCACCCCCACCGACAACCCCGTCAAGCCGTGGTACCTCTGCACCATCCCCGCCTCGGTGGGCTCCCGCTCCGTGGTACCCACCTCCAGCAGCAGCCCGTCGCTGGTCGGCGCGTCCCCGCTCTCCGCGCGCTCCTTCTCCTTCGCCTCGCCCGCCGCGCTGCGCTCGACGCCGTTCCCGCGCGGCGGGGGCGCCCCCCCGACGCCTTCCTCCGCCGTCACGGGCCACAAGATCCCGCCGCCGCCGCAGTTCCCGCGGACGCCGCGGCCGTCGTTCCTGCAGTCGCCGTCGACGCTGTTCGCGTTCCGGAAGGACGGGCAGCAGACCAGCCGCGTGGAGCGCGAGCGCGGGTCCTTCCTCCCGTACCTCCGCTTCTACCGCCGCCCCTACGACGAGATTTCCTACCGCGCCATGATGCGCCCGCCGCTCGGCGGCCTGATACCCATCGTCGAGAAGTTCAAGCACAAGCCGGTGCAGCAGACGCTGCGTCGACACGCTGGGCTCCACcagcatcagcagcagcagcaccaccaTTACCAACAGCAGCAGAGGATCTGA